TGCTGATTGGGGAGGGCCTGCCCAACAAGCTCATCGCGCGTCGCCTGGGGTTGACGGAGAACACCGTAAAGGAACACGTCTCCGAAATCCTGCGGCGGCTCAATGTGCGTACCCGCATGCAGGCAATGCTGCACATAGAACGGCTGAGAGAGGCGCCCCAGGCGGTAGCTCCGGCGCTCGGCTATGTGTAGTCCACTGCCGTTGTCCTGCGCCTCCCGGGAATGCGGTGCTATGTGCAGTTGGGTCCAGTTTCCGCTGGCTGCTGCGTGCCATTGCCCGTGGCCGCATTTGTGCCCTCCTTTTTTTGCCGCATATCCGTTGCTGCAACAAAATTTGAATCCCCCATCAGGATGGATCTGATAAATCAATATTCACGAAAATGTAGTTGATTGAAAACTCTTATCTCTGAATTCAAAATAATAAAATTTGTAATGTGGCGGTTATGCGTTAGCGTTCGCTTCGTCGATTCTGGCACTTTTCTATATACATGCTTTCATCGCGGAACCGATGAGCGATGAGCTTGGATATCACCGGTCAGAACGGTTTTGTCACTTGTCTCTTCCTGCCCCATTCTCCAGTGAAATATCGATATGCGCTTGCCGGGGGAATATCGTGGGTATCTCGAGAGAGTGCATCAAAAAACCATAAGTGAGTAGATAAAAAAGGCCAGCCACGGCAACGCCGCAGCTGGCCTTCCGGCTATATCCGCCGCAGAGCGGGGATGGCGCCCAAGCAAGGGATGCCACTCAGGCCATGACGTAACACGCAAAAGCTCCCGGCGCCCCCCGACACTCATCCATGCGATGGCGTCGAGCCGAGACATATCAAGCCAACAGCACGCTGCGCTTGAGGACGTTGTCCATCGAGCGGGCTTCAGCCCGTCACCTTGCGCCGCCGGTGTGCAGATGTTCGGCGAACGATCACAGCGGCACGCCAGCCCTCGTAGAAGGCGCCCGGGCGGCACGCTGTGGCATGGGTAAGGCGGGGTCCCACCAAGCGTTAGGGGGTAGCATGCAGCAGCTAGGGGTATTTACAAGCGAAGAATTGGATAGTTACTTCGCATCGTTTGTCGGGATGGAAGGGGGTAACCCTCAGGCTTCCGTCTGGTTCTGCGACCGCAGCCCGCATCCGTGGCTGGAGCCGATATCGCGGCCGTTGGCGCCGCGCATGGAGCCGCTCGCATGGGATGCGGCGTTCCGGGCGAAGCACCGGGGGGATATGGGGCGGTGGCTCCAGCATCAGCGTATTGCCCGCATCATGGCGGCGGCCCGTGCCGAGGCGCTGGGCGAGCGGGTGGGCGACGAGGCCTGGAAGCCTTATTTCTGGGAGCGGCTGTACGCGCCAGATGGCGCCGAGTTCAAGCTGAACCTGTTTCCGTTGCCTGCGCAACTCGATGGGTTGACGCCGTGGTCCAAGGTGTTCCGGGGCCAGCCGGAACTGGTGCCCAAGGATCGTTACCTGGAACTGTGCCGGCGTGGCGCGCGTTTTCGCATGCTGAACAAGCTGTGCGCGCGCTGGCGGCCCAAGGTGGTGGTCTGCCTGGGTTATCGGCATGCCAATGACTATATGCAGGCGTTCGGGCTCGATGAGTCGGCGGGAGAGGAGCGGCTGTTGCAGCCGGCTGACCTGACGAGGGTATTGCGTGTCTTCAGGCGGGATGGCACCACCTGGATCATCTGCCCTGTGCTGGCTGGCTGTGCGGGGCTGACTTCGGACGTGCAGCTCAATGCGTTCGGGCAGTTGCTCGGCGCCATGCTCGATCCGAGCGATTTTGGAGAACTGGCGGGGGCTTGCCTGGACTATGCCTGAATGCCGGGGAGGTTCACGGCCAGCGGCATGGGGAGGATATGTAGCGCTGGCAGACGCATGGCCCCCCTTGATCTGCACCCGGCTGGACACAACCCTGGCGCTATCGCCGCCGTAGCCGGTACCGCCGGCCTGAGTGTCAATGTCCTGCCGAATGCAATGGGTTGCTTGAACAGATAGTGCGGCTAGCTCACGAACCTGGGCTCAGCTGGCGTGGGCTTGCTTGGCGTTGAGTTCGGCAAAATCGGCCAGGACTTCTTCCGCTCCGCGCGCACGCGCGCCCAAGGGGAAGGGCACCAGCACGCGCGAACGCGCGGGTTTGCGGGGCTTGCTGCCGTCCAGTGAGCTGTAAGGCGCGTACTCCGGCACGATGGCTTGTACCAGGCTCTGGATCTTGAGCGTGTCGCGCGTGTCGCATGCGGCAAACAGTGCGGCCAGGAAGTCGTGCAGCGTGGCCTCCTCCATAGAGTGCTCTTTTGCACACATGATGCGGGTGTGTGAGCTAGGGATGACGCCGTCGCCAATCAGCAGTTCTTCATAGAGTTTCTCGCCAGGGCGCAGGCCTACCACTTTGATCTCGATATCGCCGGCGGGGTTGTCTCTGGTTTTTTCCTCAAGGCCGGACATGTCAATCATGGTACGAGCCAGATCCACGATGCGTACCGGGTCGCCCATGTCTAGCACGAAGACCTCGCCGCCCTTGGCCATCGCGCCTGCCTGGATCACAAGCT
The Cupriavidus basilensis DNA segment above includes these coding regions:
- a CDS encoding XpsR family transcriptional regulator is translated as MEPLAWDAAFRAKHRGDMGRWLQHQRIARIMAAARAEALGERVGDEAWKPYFWERLYAPDGAEFKLNLFPLPAQLDGLTPWSKVFRGQPELVPKDRYLELCRRGARFRMLNKLCARWRPKVVVCLGYRHANDYMQAFGLDESAGEERLLQPADLTRVLRVFRRDGTTWIICPVLAGCAGLTSDVQLNAFGQLLGAMLDPSDFGELAGACLDYA